In Helianthus annuus cultivar XRQ/B chromosome 3, HanXRQr2.0-SUNRISE, whole genome shotgun sequence, a single window of DNA contains:
- the LOC110927723 gene encoding uncharacterized protein LOC110927723, giving the protein MRHQIRNQIDFYGFFPGGFKIRHYLSRSDTRSTGLTVGSSVWLWVRQRWCLWVEDLARSMGFEQCEVMASADAELERLLKETGKQLSLPHDYWYIIHGFDWSSNYFYRHFNSLLMLCIYAYNYHLACVYKAYDLRDEGSDYLGKVVSKPTTGKAIHMDTVFW; this is encoded by the exons ATGCGACACCAGATCCGGAACCAGATCGATTTCTATGGCTTCTTTCCCGGTGGCTTCAAGATCCGACACTATCTCAGTAGATCCGACACCAGATCTACTGGTTTGACTGTAGG ATCTTCCGTTTGGTTGTGGGTTCGTCAAAGATGGTGCTTGTGGGTGGAAGATCTGGCCAGATCTATG GGTTTCGAACAGTGCGAGGTTATGGCGTCTGCAGATGCTGAGCTGGAGCGACTGCTTAAGGAGACAGGGAAACAGTTATCGCTTCCTCATGATTAT TGGTACATCATACATGGGTTCGACTGGTCGAGCAACTATTTCTATCGGCATTTCAACAG CCTTTTGATGTTGTGTATTTATGCATACAATTATCATCTTGCATGTGTATATAAAGCTTATGATTTAAGAGACGAGGGTTCAGACTACTTAGGAAAAGTTGTCTCTAAG CCAACAACTGGAAAAGCAATACACATGGATACTGTTTTTTGGTGA